The proteins below come from a single Rosa rugosa chromosome 2, drRosRugo1.1, whole genome shotgun sequence genomic window:
- the LOC133731961 gene encoding fatty acid desaturase 4, chloroplastic, which yields MSIFTQTKLLPSPKHHVHTICHSPLLRTTVHCSVSTTAKPKPVPEKLIIEPPRLQQLEPSPDNIRPMLNDPSLLSTWSHRAWVASGCTTVLISLAKSVAGAAHSHIWAEPILAGLVGYVLADLGSGVYHWGIDNYGGASTPIFGAQIEAFQGHHKWPWTITKRQFANNLHALARVITFTVLPLDLAFDDPILHGFVAVCSGCIMFSQQFHAWAHGTKSRLPPLVLALQDSGLLISRSQHSAHHRQPYNNNYCIVSGVWNEFLDKQKVFEALEMILFFKQGLRPRSWSEPSSEWIEEAETISQLANN from the coding sequence ATgtctatcttcactcaaaccaaGCTCCTCCCAAGCCCCAAACACCATGTTCACACAATATGCCACTCTCCACTCCTCCGAACAACTGTCCATTGCTCTGTCTCCACCACCGCAAAGCCGAAGCCAGTCCCCGAAAAGCTCATCATTGAACCTCCCCGGCTGCAGCAGCTGGAACCCTCACCGGACAACATCCGGCCGATGCTCAATGACCCGAGTCTACTATCAACGTGGTCTCACCGTGCATGGGTAGCGAGCGGATGCACCACCGTGCTAATTTCTCTAGCTAAATCCGTAGCGGGTGCAGCCCATTCACACATATGGGCCGAGCCCATTTTAGCAGGCTTGGTCGGGTACGTGTTGGCGGATCTCGGATCCGGAGTTTACCATTGGGGCATTGACAACTATGGTGGTGCCTCAACTCCAATTTTTGGTGCCCAAATAGAGGCATTCCAAGGTCACCATAAGTGGCCATGGACAATCACTAAGCGCCAATTTGCTAACAATTTACATGCCTTGGCTCGTGTCATAACTTTCACAGTGCTTCCCTTAGACCTTGCCTTTGATGATCCTATTCTTCATGGCTTTGTTGCTGTTTGCTCTGGTTGCATTATGTTTAGCCAGCAATTTCATGCTTGGGCTCATGGCACAAAGAGCCGGCTACCTCCATTGGTGCTGGCATTGCAAGATTCCGGCTTACTGATATCTCGGTCGCAACATTCGGCACACCACCGGCAACCTTATAACAACAACTACTGCATAGTGAGTGGAGTTTGGAATGAGTTTTTGGATAAGCAGAAGGTATTTGAAGCGTTGGAGATGATCTTGTTTTTTAAGCAAGGGTTAAGACCTAGGTCTTGGAGTGAACCTAGCTCTGAGTGGATTGAAGAGGCTGAGACTATTTCTCAACTTGCAAACAATTGA
- the LOC133732037 gene encoding vacuolar protein sorting-associated protein 22 homolog 1, which yields MRRRPGIGGLQNAAAARDQYRALGQNVAQIRTDLMKEQLATFKSQLEDFARKHKNDIRKNPAFRSQFHDMCTKVGVDPLASNKGFWAELLGIGDFYYELGVQIVDICLATRPHNGGLINLQELCNLLRRRRKNDREAVSEDDCLRAISKLKVLGNGFEVISVGKRKLVRSVPTELNKDHNEILELAQSQGFVTVDEVERRLSWTSGRAIDALDTLLDEGLAMIDDGHKDGIRRYWFPCVSSISTLVGADT from the exons ATGAGGAGGAGACCTGGTATTGGTGGTTTGCAGAATGCTGCTGCTGCTAGG GACCAATATCGGGCGCTGGGCCAGAATGTGGCCCAGATTAGAACTGATCTCATGAAGGAACAGCTTGCCACTTTTAAAAGTCAATTAGAAGATTTTGCTCGCAAACACAAG AATGACATTCGCAAGAATCCTGCTTTTAGATCACAATTTCATGATATGTGCACAAAGGTTGGAGTAGACCCCTTGGCCTCCAATAAGGGTTTCTGGGCAGAGCTTTTGGGGATCGGTGACTTCTACTATGAACTTG GAGTGCAAATTGTTGATATCTGCTTAGCAACAAGACCCCACAATGGAGGCTTGATCAACCTGCAGGAACTCTGCAATTTGCTTCGTCGGAGACGAAAAAATGATCGTGAAGCTGTTTCCGAGGATGATTGCCTGCGTGCTATAAGTAAGCTGAAG GTATTGGGTAATGGTTTTGAGGTTATTTCTGTTGGAAAGAGGAAGCTTGTTCGTTCTGTTCCAACTGAGTTGAACAAAGACCATAATGAAATTTTAGAGCTTGCCCAG TCTCAAGGCTTTGTGACTGTTGATGAGGTAGAGAGACGGCTATCTTGGACCAGTGGCCGTGCAATTGATGCCTTGGACACTTTACTAGAT GAGGGCCTTGCAATGATTGATGATGGCCACAAAGATGGTATACGCCGATATTGGTTTCCCTGTGTATCTTCCATCTCTACCCTAGTTGGAGCTGACACTTAA